The following proteins are encoded in a genomic region of Microtus ochrogaster isolate Prairie Vole_2 chromosome 5, MicOch1.0, whole genome shotgun sequence:
- the LOC101982639 gene encoding LOW QUALITY PROTEIN: olfactory receptor 8B8-like (The sequence of the model RefSeq protein was modified relative to this genomic sequence to represent the inferred CDS: inserted 1 base in 1 codon), with protein MALANGTLVMEFILLGITEDPGLQVPLFXLVIYIITTLGNLTLIILIVLNSHLHTPMYFFLSNLSLIDLCYSSVITPKMLMNFLLEKNVISYTGCMTQLYLFCFFGISECYMLTAMAYDRYVAICNPLLYNIAMSPKVCFYLMLGSYLMGFSGAMIHTGCMLRLTFCDGNIINHYFCDLLPLLQLSCTSTYVNEIELFIVVGKDIIVPTSIILTSYGFILFTIFQVKSTENKYKAFSTCSSHLFAVSLFFGSSTFMYLQPSSPGSMNEGKISSIFYTIVVPMMNPLIYSFRNRDVKSALRKILSRTIY; from the exons ATGGCTTTGGCAAATGGCACTTTAGTGATGGAATTCATTCTCTTGGGGATAACTGAAGATCCTGGTCTCCAGGTCCCTCTCT TTCTAGTAATATATATCATAACTACATTAGGAAATTTGACTTTGATCATTCTAATAGTGCTAAATTCTCACCTTCACACCCCAATGTACTTTTTTCTCTCTAACTTGTCCCTCATAGACCTCTGTTATTCTTCAGTGATTACACCCAAAATGCTGATGAACTTCTTACTAGAGAAAAATGTTATCTCTTACACTGGGTGCATGACCCAGCTCtacttgttttgcttctttggcATTTCTGAATGTTACATGCTGACAGCAATGGCCTATGATCGTTATGTGGCTATTTGTAATCCACTCTTGTATAACATTGCTATGTCCCCTAAAGTATGCTTCTATCTTATGCTTGGTTCATATTTAATGGGATTTTCTGGTGCCATGATCCACACAGGTTGCATGCTTCGACTGACTTTCTGTGATGGAAACATCATCAACCACTACTTCTGTGACCTTCTCCCTTTGCTACAGCTCTCCTGTACGAGTACCTATGTCAATGAGATAGAGCTGTTTATTGTAGTAGGAAAGGACATTATTGTTCCAACCTCCATCATTCTTACTTCCTATGGCTTTATTCTTTTCACCATATTCCAAGTGAAGTCCACTGAAAACAAGTACAAGGCATTCAGTACCTGCAGTTCCCATTTAtttgctgtttctctgttttttggaTCAAGCACATTTATGTATCTTCAGCCCTCATCACCTGGATCTATGAATGAGGGGAAAATTTCTTCCATCTTTTATACTATCGTAGTTCCCATGATGAATCCCTTAATCTACAGTTTTAGAAACAGAGATGTTAAATCTGCCCTAAGAAAAATCCTGAGTAGGACAATATATTGA
- the LOC102002623 gene encoding olfactory receptor 8B3-like, with protein MNRVNISSVTEFILIGLTDQPELQMPLFFMFLSMYLVTVLGNLCLIILTVLNSHLHTPMYFFLFNLSFIDLCYCSVFTPQMLMNFVLRKNIISYKECMTQAFFFCFFVISEFYVLTSMAYDRYMAICNPLLYNVVMSPKLCLNLMFGSYFIAFSTAVAHTACLLRLTFCGENTINHYFCDIPPLLQLSCTSTYANDLIILVVGSIHVIVPTSTIFISYGFILFSIIHISSSEGRSKAFSTCSSHIIVVSLFFGSGTLVYFKPSTGSMNEGKISSVLYTNVVPMMNPLIYSLRNKDIKVALMNSLRSRYF; from the coding sequence ATGAACAGAGTAAATATCTCCTCAGTGACTGAATTCATTCTCATAGGTTTAACAgatcagcctgaactacaaatgCCCTTGTTCTTTATGTTTCTATCAATGTATCTGGTCACTGTATTGGGAAATTTGTGTTTGATAATTCTGACTGTGTTGAATTCTCACCTCCACACTCCtatgtacttttttctctttaacttgtcCTTTATAGACCTCTGCTATTGTTCTGTGTTCACTCCCCAAATGCTGATGAACTTTGTGTTAAGGAAGAATATAATTTCTTATAAGGAATGTATGACTCAAgcgtttttcttttgcttctttgttattTCTGAGTTTTATGTGTTGACTtcaatggcctatgatcgctacATGGCCATTTGTAATCCACTGTTGTACAATGTTGTCATGTCTCCTAAACTATGTTTGAACCTTATGTTTGGGTCCTACTTTATTGCATTTTCTACTGCTGTAGCTCACACTGCATGCCTGCTGAGATTGACCTTCTGTGGTGAAAACACCATCAACCACTACTTCTGTGATATTCCTCCTTTGCTCCAGCTGTCCTGCACGAGCACATATGCAAATGATCTTATAATTCTTGTTGTTGGGAGCATCCATGTCATTGTTCCTACTTCAACTATTTTTATCTCCTATGGTTTCATCCTTTTCAGCATCATCCACATCAGTTCCTCTGAGGGCAGGTCCAAAGCCTTTagcacctgcagctcccacatcattgttgtttctctgttctttggtTCAGGTACACTTGTGTACTTTAAACCCTCAACTGGGTCTATGAATGAAGGTAAAATCTCTTCTGTCCTTTACACCAATGTGGTTCCCATGATGAATCCCTTAATCTACAGCTTGAGGAACAAAGATATTAAAGTTGCCCTGATGAACAGCCTGAGAAGCAGGTACTTTTGA